AAAAAAAAAAAAAAAAACAGAAATTTATTCTGTTTTAAAAAAATTTTTTTAATTATTTAATATATAGTTAAATGCTGATAAGGCTGCCTTTGCTCCTTCACCTAAAGCAATTATTATTTGTTTATATGGTACAGTTGTGCAATCACCTGCAGCAAATATACCCTTACAACTTGTTCTATTATATTCATCGATTTCTATTTCTCCAATTTTGTTAGTTTTAACTATATCTTTAAAATTATCAGTATTTGCTCTTAAACCAATTTCAACAAAAACTCCATCTATTTTTAAATTTTCTAATTCCTTTGTTGTTCTTTCTTTGCATAAGACCTCAGTAACAAATTTATCCCCTTTGATTTCATCTATAGCTGTATTGACTTTTATTTTAATTTTAGAATTTGATTTTGCTTTTTCTTGTAAAACTACATCTGCTTTTAGTTCAGGTAAATATTCTATTATAGTTACACTTTTAGCGATATTAGCCAAATCAAGTGCTGCTTCTACTCCAGAATTTCCACCACCAGCAACTATTACATCTAAATTTCTATAAAAAGGTCCATCACAAGTTGAACAATAATGAACTCCTTTACCTTTAAATTCTTCTTCACCCTTAACATTTAATTCTCTATGTTTTGCACCAGTTGCGATAATTATTGACTTTGTCTTAAATTCAACACCATTATCTGTAACGACTAATTTTTTATTTCCATCAATAATTTTAGAAACTAAATGTCCTTGATAAAAAGGTATTTCATATTCTTTGGCATGTTTTTCTAAAGAAGTTGCAAATTCAGGACCAGTTGTTGAAACAGTTCCGATAATATTTTCTATACCATTTGTAGTTAAAACTTGACCTCCAACATTTTCTGCTACAATCCCAATTTTCATTCCTTTTCTTTTTGCATATATTGCACTTGATATTGCTGCTGGACCTGCTCCTATAACAATTACGTCATACACAAGATCGCTTCTCATTTCTTTAAAATTTTTCTTATTTTCTTCCAAATTAAGATTTAATTCAAACATTAATTGTTCTCCTTTTTTATTCTTATAATCTTTTTCTTACCTGCCTTTACTACCATGTCTTGAATAATCTTAATATTAGCTTTAATATCTACTATAGCAACATCGTTTATTTTTACTGCTCCTTGTTCTATTAATCTTCTAGCTTCACTTGTTGATTTACAGAAAGATAATTTATTTACTAACAAATCAATTATATCCACTTCTTGTTCAGAAATAATGACTTCTGGTAATTCAACATTTAAATTTTTCTTAGAAAATAGATTTTCAAAATATTCTCTTGCACTCTTAGCTGCTTCTTCTGAATAATATATTTTAACTAATTCTTCTCCTAGTCTCTTTTTTGCTTCCATTGGATGAACTTCTTTTTTTATTCTTTCTATTTCTTGCATTGGTATTTCTGTTAATTGTTCATAATATACATACATCAATTCATCAGAAATAGACATTATCTTCCCAAACATATCATTAGGAGTATCAGTTATTCCAATATAGTTATTCAATGATTTACTCATTTTTTCTACACCATCAAGACCTACTAATATAGGCATTAACATACAAACTTGAGGTTCTTTATTAAAATCTTTTAATAAATCTCTTCCTCTTAAGATATTGAATTTTTGTTCAGTAGCACCTAATTCAACATCTGCTTCTAAATGAACAGAATCATATGATTGTAGTATTGGATACATAAATTCAATTAAAGAAACTGGCTTATTTTCCTTAAGTCTTTTTGCAAAATCTTCCCGAGATATCATTTGTGAAACGGTAAATTTTGATAAAAGATTCAATATAGTTGTTAAATCTAGTGTTTCTAACCATTCATGATTATATTTCACTGTCATTTTATTTACATCTAATATCAAACTAATTTGATCCATATATGTTTTTATATTTTTTTCTATTTGTTCCATACTTAGCATTTTTCTAGTTTCACTCTTACCTGTAGGGTCACCAATTCTAGCAGTAAAAGTTCCAATTAAAAATATTGGTTCATGCCCTAAATCTTGGAATTGTTTTAATTTTCTAATAGGAACTGCATGACCCAAATGTAAATCGCTTCCAGTTGGATCAATTCCGAATTTAACTTTTAACCCTTTTCCTGTTCTTATGCTTCTTTCAAGTTTTTTCTTAAATTCTTCTTCATTAATTAATTCTTCGCATCCTCTTTTTAGAATATTAAATTGTCTTTCAACTTCATTTTTTATCTCTACTTCAGTCATATCATTCTCCTGTCAATTTTATTTTACATTTTTTTTATTTTTTTTTCAAGCTATTAATCTTCATTAGTTTTATTTATATAGTAAAATTCTCCATTTCTACCTAATACATCATCATATTCAACTGTTAATACCTTATCACCAGCTTTTAAATTTTTTATATTTAATCCATCAATAAAAGGTTGTGTTATTTCTGAAAAATATACCTTAATATTTTCATTAAATAATTCTTTATTCTTTGCATTTAATATTTCATTACATCCGCTGTAATCATGTATATAATAATATCTACCATCATTAGCAATAGACATATCAGAATATGATACTAGAAAATCTTGATATTTAACATTTTCTCTAGTCTTTTTTAAAATTTTTGAATTTAAAGGAAATATGTATGTATTACACATACTTAAATCTTCATTATTATCTATTTTAGAATATTTTTCATAACAGTCTTCATTATCTATAGTTTCAATTAATCTATTGTTTTTTTCATCATAGCTATATACATATTTTTCTTCATCATCAATTGCATATAGCTTATTATTTTTTCTATCTAATTTACTAATAATTGCAGATCCGTCGTCATATCTAACAGCCTTATAATACTTATTATCCATTTGAAAAATAGTAAATACTTCATAATCTGCATTCAAATCACTTATTATCCAAGTTCCTAAAAAATTATCTGAAAATCCTATTAGTTGAAATACTAACAAAAGTATCCCCATTACAATTTTTTTCATAAAAACTCCTTACAAATTAAAATGTTTTTTTGTTTTTATTATACCACAATTTTTTTTACTATACCAACCATATTTTCCTTGCTTTTTTTAAATTTTAATATGATAATAAATATATCAACATATGAAAGGACGATGTATGTATCATGAAAATATTAATAGCTCCTGATTCATACAAAGCTAGCCTTAGCTCAAATGAAATCTGTGAGATTTTTAAAAATACTTGCATTAACCAAGTAATAACTTGTCCTCTTGCCGATGGTGGTGAAGGAACTGTTAATGCAATAGTATCTGCAAAAAAAGGAAAATTTTTTTATTCCTTTGTACTTGGTCCTAATTACAATAGAATAAAAGCTAAATATGGTGTTATATATAGCAATACAGTAGTTATAGAAGTTGCTAGTTGTTGTGGAATGACAGTAGTAGAAAAAAAGAATCCATACTTTACTACAACTTATGGCTTAGGTCAATTAATCCGTTATACATTAGACAAAGGTTTTCGTAATTTTATAATAGGTCTTGGTGGAAGCTGTACTAATGATGCTGGTTTAGGCTTACTTCGTGCATTAGGTGCTAAATTTTATGATAGAAATAGAAAAATAATTAAAAATGCCAGAGATATTGGCGATATTTATGAAATTGATTTAAATAATTTTGATAAAAGAGTAAAAAAAAGTAAATTTTTAATAGCCTGTGATGTTACAAATACTTTTACTGGACCCAATGGAGCTTCATTTATGTATGGAAAGCAAAAAGGTGCTAATGACGAAATGATAAAAAAATTAGATTCTAATTTCTCGCATCTTGAAAAAATATTAAATCAAAATTTAAATTTTCTATATGCTGGTGCTGCAGGTGGTTTAGGTGCCTGCTTCAAAGTTTTTTTCGATGCAAAACTTGTAAGAGGTTTTGATTTAATTACCAAAATGACTAATTTAGAACAAAAAATACAAAAAGCCGACTTAGTTATAACTGGCGAAGGTAGATCAGATATTCAAACAAAATATGGTAAAGCTCCTTATGGGGTACTGAAATTAGCTAAGAAATACAATAAACCCGTATATTTAATCTCTGGTAGAATAGAAGATGAAGAAGAATTAAAAAAACTTGCTTTTGATAAATTAATTGAAATTAGTCCTAAAAATATTAATATATTTTATGCAATTAAAAATTCAAAAAAATTTTTAATAAAAACAATTAAAATTTTAGGATTATAGAAAATATTTACAAATATATTTATTTTTTAATCTTTGCTTTTATCATTTTATTATTATAAAATATTATTATATTGTTTAGGAGGTATTTCAAATGAAATTATCAAAGAAAATTATTGCTATTTTAGCAACAAGTATCGCTTTTACAAGTTTTGCTGAAGTTAAAACTTATACATTAACTGCTAACCAATTAATGGCTAGAGAAAATACCATGAGTACTTATTGGTATCAAACATCTGTTGAAGCAAAAGCTTTATATCTTCAAGGTTATAAGCTTGCTACTAAAAATTTAACTAATATCTTAAAAAAACACCATAATAAACCTTATGCTATAGTTTTAGATATCGATGAAACAGTTTTAGATAATAGTCCATATCAAGTTCAAAATATCAAAGATGGAACTGGTTTCAATCCTAAAACATGGGACGAATGGGTTCAATTAGGTGTAGCAAAAGCTGTTCCTGGTGCTAAGGAATTTTTAAATTTTGCTAATAAGAATAAAGTTAAAATATATTACATTTCTGATAGAGATGACAATCAAATAGATGTTACTATTAAAAATATGAAAAAAGAAGGTTTACCTGTACAAGGTAGAGATCACTTATTATTCAAAGGAATGGGTACAAAAGTTGAAAGAATGGATAAAGTTAAAAAACATTCTAATATAGTTATGTTATTTGGTGATAATATCTGTGATTTTGGAGATTTCTCTAAAACTTCTATGGCAGACAGACAAAAGAAATTAGACGAATTAAAGGCTGAATTTGGTGACAGATTCATTATCTTCCCTAATCCAATGTATGGTAGTTTTGAAAGAACAATTTATAAAGAAAAAAATGCTAAAACTCCTGAAGAAAAAATGAAAGTTAAACATAATTTACTTAAAGGATATAAATAAGAATAAAAAAAAGCCTACGGGCTTTTTTTTTACCATTCATAATTATAGCCTAAAGTTGCTGAGTATGCTTGCGATAATTTACCTAAGGATAGTGACAATTTATGCTTATCTTTAAATAACATTTCAACTAATATATCTCCAGAATGAACCATATAATTATCTTCTTTCTTATTTATTATTTCTCTTGAAAAAATTTCATATTTATTTGAATTTTTTAATCTTTTATCAAATGCGTAACCTATAGAAAGTTTATATTTATTTTTAGTTTCAAATAATATACCTGCTCTCAAAAAGGCCCCAATATTATAATTAAAACTTGGTACTAATTTTACAAGAGAATTATTTTGATCCCTAACTTCTGATTTCAAATTATATGTATAACTTGCCCTAAGTCCCGGTTCCACAAAATATTTTTTACCAAAATGTAATCTAAAATCTAAGCCTCCAATTATCCCCATATAATTTTGTTTAAAATTTTTATTATAGTCTATAATGCTATAGTTAAATTTATGCTCAGTATTTATTCTCACTTTAAAATCTGGTATATATGCACTAGCATTAAGTCCAAAATTAATTCCATTAATTTTATTAGAATTTATTAATGAATTTGTATAACCTACTGTAGCACCAAACATTGTTTTATTTCCTTCATAATCTAATGCTTTTGAAAAATTAATATTAGTATTTATATTGTATTTATTCTTATCTCCAACAAAATTTGTAAATGTTCCTATATTATATTTTGAATTTTTTTCATCAAGACTATCTATAAAATTTTGACCAGAACTTTTTAAATTAGTAAATTTATAATTTGATAATTCATAATTAAAAGCCTTAATTTGCATATTTCTAAATTCATCAATTGTTTCCATAACTATCTTTTTTTCTTCCGATAAATTTTCATAATTTACTGTACTAGCAAACCCTAAAGTTGTAATTAAACTTAAAAATAATAATTTTTTCATTTTTCTCCTATCTAGGCCAATATATCCCTTGTACCTTTTTATCTTTTTTATAATAACTTTTTTTTATAACATTTGATTGATTTCCACCAAGACAATAATATCCATTATCATCTTCTGATACTATGAAACTACAGTGTCCTTTACCATTTCCATAATTAAGCACTAAAATAGCCCCATATTTTGCTTTATTTATTTTTTTGAAATATTTAGCTCCCTCTTTAGAATAAAAACATTGTGAACTAGGTGATTTAAAGCCTAAATTTAAAATGTAGTTTACAAATGAAGCACACCACGGTGTATTTATGTCTGCATCTATACCCCCACCTTCTTTATGATAAATTTTAACCATTTTTTGTAAAGTATATTGATTATAACTTTTCATATATTCAAATAAGGCCCTTTCCATCCATGTGCACTTTCTATTTTCGTTAGTGCTAATTTTATATGGTGAATAAAGTTGTGGTAATTGTTTCTTTGCTTTTTCAATAAATTCAGAAAATACATCTTGTTTGCATAACTTTTTTCCTATATTTACCCATTTATCATTTTCATATTTTGAATTTATTTTTCCCAAGAAATATCCCATTATTATTTTAGCTAAAGGCTTTATATTTATTAATCTTTCATTTTTAGAATCAACAACTGGATATACCTCATAACTCATTAACTTCTTTTCATCATACCTTGGTTTTAATTCAGATTTAAATAATATCTCACATTGTTTCGCTAATGTCCTTGCAAAACATTCAACTGAATAAACATATCTTGCATATTTATTAAAATATCTTCTTTCTAATCTGGAATATATATTTTCTATTGCTTTATAGTCATCTAATTTATATATTATTTCCGTTTTTATTTCAGGAATTTGTTTTAAGCTACTTTTTATTTGATTTGGATTTGTAATATTAATAGTTCCACCTAATGTACAAATACACTTTGAATTTTCTAGCAATATCGGTTTGTTTTCTATTTGTATATCCGTTTTTTTTAACCAATATGACAAATTTGGAGAACACACTTTATTTATTGTGCAAGTTTTAAAAGGTATTATCCTATTATCATATATAGTTGCACATGCTTTCCCATCTATATATTTTTTTGCACTCAATACATTCAATGTTGATATATCTGGGCTCATTGTACAACTTACTTTTGCTCCAGAACAAACTATTTTATTTTTTTCATTATTTTCAACTTCAAAATATATTTTTTCATAAAAATTATATATGTTATAGCTTGATCTTATCTTCATATTATATGCCAGTGCTTGTTTTGTTTTAAAACTCTTTTTTATTTTACTTGCACTACCATCTTTTAAATAAGTTTTACAATCCTTATTTTCCATTAAGTTAGATATTTTTTGTAAAGATTTATCTTTATATTCTTTATCACTTTTTAGCAAAGAAATAATAACATTTGTAATATTAAAGTCTTTAATGCTAGCTAAAAAACTATAGTCACTAAAATCTAATCCTTGTCTATATTCATCTAAATATATTAAATAATTTCTAAGAATATTCTGTTTATCATTTGGAAAATTGTCAAAATATTTTGTTTTTACTCTCGTAATACTTTTTATTAATGAAATTAATAAATTATCTAAAAATCTTCTTGCTCTTTTAAAATTTCTCTTAGATTGTTTGTCTAAGCTATAACTTTTTTTTACTAAGCACTCATCTTTAAATAATTTTAAAAATCTATAATGTTTTGTTTTTGGATATTCCCTTAAAGGTAAGGTTGGGCAATCAACTTTAATATCATCAACATCTGCCAAACCTAAGCTTGTTAAATAATTTGTATTTGAATTTTCTAATTTAATCTTAGTAAAATCTTCTATTTTATTTATAATATATTCTTTAACCTTAGATTTAAATATATTTTTTATAATATTCCCTATTTGCTGTATTCTACTTTCATTTTCATACTTACAGCTCAAAAAGCACAAAGAATCTTCCAAAGTTTGCAATGGATCCATTGAAGAACTACAAATATCATATAAAAAGTCTATTACACTAACTTGTTTTTTTAAAATATCTCTATATTTATCAAAATTTTCTTGATTAATTATATCTTTATTTTTTTTATCAACTGCTTTTAAGATCTCATTAAAACTTTTTCTTTCTTTGCTATCAACCTTAGAATTTGTAACATCTTCAAAATAATTTGTGTACTTTTTGTCTCCATATTCTTTTTCAAATTTTTCTTTTAACTTTTCTCTTACAGAATCACTATCTTCAACCAATCTAGCCTTTGTTTTGTTATTATCCTTTATTATTTCTTTTATTTTCTCAATAAGTTCTTCATTAGAATTTTTATTTTCTATAAGTTCTTCTTTTTTACTTTGAGTTAAATTTTTAAGTTTTTCTAAAATAGGTAATATTTCTTTTATCTGTTCTTTTAAACCTTTACTATTCTGTCCAATAAATTCTTCACCAACATCAATTTCAGACTTATCTTTTTCATTTACTTTTGGAATAACTTTTTTTTCTTTAAGTACCCCTGTAATATAGCTAATATCATATTCACTTTTATTATCAAGATATTCTGTTATGGGAATATTATCTCTACAGTGTATTTCAACCTTATTTAATAATTTTTTTAATTTACTTATTCCAAACACATGACAAGCAATATATATACCAGCTGGACTTAATTCAACACTTAATTTTTTATCTTTTAATTCTATTTGCTTATTATCTTGTATAAAGGGTATTCCACTTATATCTAATATTTCACCAGAATATTCAAGTAATATCTCTTTTAAATCTTTAATTCTTATAAACTTATCAAAAAATATCACAAGTTCATCCTGTTTTTTATAACCTTCCTCACAATGTAATAAAAAATTTAAATCTATATTAGGTTCTATTAAATATATTTCAGTTTGACTCATTAAATATCTTCCTATTTTTTCGCTTGTAATTTCTCCCTTTGTTTCTCTACCAACTTCATAATCAGATTTAAGATATTTCATTGCTAAATCATCATAAAATCTTTGAATTTCTTCAGGTATTTGTTCTTTTTGAAAAAATTTTTCTTTCATATATTCCTCAATTATTAAATATTTTATTAGCTTTTAATTTAATATTAGATTTACTATTTATGTCTATATCTGCTTTTTTGGAAACAAGAATAATATTATTTCCATATATACTCATTTCATCCTTTGCTTCCATAGATATATAGCCCCTACTTAGATTAGCTATTTCTTCTTTTGAAATAAATACTATCTTATTAGTATCTACTGTAAATTTATCTTTTTCTAATTCTATACTTGCCTCTTTACTTATGTATACTCTTTTTTCATCAGTACAAAATCTATTACTTCCTTTATTATTAATACAAAATGCTACCTTTGCATCATTTTCATTATCACTTGGAAAGTACACATCCACTATATCTCCATTTTCTGGTGTTGGAAAAAAGCCCGTACTTGTCTTTGAATAAGGTGTAGAAAAACTCAAACTTTTTTTATTTTTACTCTTATCCCATATACTTCTTGAAAAATCCACTTTCATACTAGCTACTTCAAGATTTTCAATAACCTTAATTACCGTTGCTTCCAAAAAAGTTCCCTTAACATTATTTTTTATTTCATATAAATAATTGCCTTTTGGGCATAACAATATTTCTGTTAAATAAATATTTTTATCTAAATTTGTAATTAGCTCGCAAATATATTTATCTTGGTATTTATCTCCGACTAAATATACTTCATTTTTTATTTTGAAATAACTATCCTTATTCTTGATACCACTTTCAACTATATTTTTTAAATCAATTTCAGATACATTTTGTAGACCTATCATTAAAATTCCAGAATAACTTGTATATATTACTTCATTTATATCATTTAATATCCTTGCCATAAATTCAAAATCTGTTTGTGCATATTGTAAATACAATCTATTAATTGATCTTTTTAAACTATTTGAAATTGAATATTTAAATTTATATTCTTTTAATAATTCTAAGCAAATATCATAATATGTTATTGTTTCATCTTGGAATATTTTATAATTTTTTTTTATATCCATTTTCTTACTATATGAATAAGCTTTTATAAGAGCTTTTTTACCATCTATACCAAATTTTGATACACATTTATCATATATTTCTCCAGAAAAATAGTTTATTTTATCTTCTATTTCAATTATATTTCCACTTAATTGTTGAATATCTAAAATTTCAAGTTCTATTTCCAATTCTGTGTGCTTATTATATGCTGATTTTAAGCTTAATCTTTTTAAGGTATATTCTTTTATTTCAGTATTATTAATTTTTATTATCATCTACATTTACCTCAATTTCTTTTTGATCACCTATAAATTTCTGTAATAGAACCAAATTAAATTTCCCACTTTCGCCATTAAATTTTTGAATTAATTTATAGATATATAACTTTGGGAAAAAATAAGCAACATCATCTATTTTTAAATTTACATCAAAGTACTTATCTTTGATTTTTATAAGTTCTCTTATTAAAGTATTTGTTTTTATATTTGTATTATCTTTTGTAAATATCTCACCTTCTATTAATAACTCTATTCTATTTTTATCATTTACATAACTTTCTTTTACATCTTGTAAAATATTAATTTCTACAGATTTTATTATCTCATTTGAAATATTTACATTTTCTAATTTAATTTCATATTTCATATGCTAATCCACCTTTCTTGCTCTGAAAATTCTATTATATCTAAGAATAAAAAATTATTAAAAAAATACCTACATTCAAAGCCTATTGGTAAAAATTCTTCTATTATCTCATTAATTAATCGTTCTATATATACTGTTTTTTTATAATCTAAAATTATGAAAAATTGTCTGTCTTTTCTATATATCATATAACTTTCAAAATTATCTTTAATACATGAAAAAAATATATATAACTTATCTTTTATATACCTTGCTTTATACTTCCACTTACTTATTAAATATTTTTCATTTTCATTATATATACTTAACTTGCTAATTATTAATTCATATCTTATTTTCGCTAAGATTTTAATATATATTTTAGCTAAATTTTCATTAAGTCCATATTTAAAATATATATTTAATGAAGGTAAATTTATATGTGCCTTTTTCCCTATATTAAAACCATCTAAACTTAATTCAAAATAAGGAATATACTCATTAAAACTAATTTCTTTTATTTTTTTATACTCTAAATACCAAATATATGGGAAAAATTTATTATTCATAAATTCTCACCTCAAAGGCTTCAAATTTATTATTTAAAAAATTCACAAGAAAAAAAACATCTTCATAGCAAGCTATTTTCTCTAATTTTATATAAATAT
Above is a window of Sneathia sanguinegens DNA encoding:
- the tyrS gene encoding tyrosine--tRNA ligase; its protein translation is MTEVEIKNEVERQFNILKRGCEELINEEEFKKKLERSIRTGKGLKVKFGIDPTGSDLHLGHAVPIRKLKQFQDLGHEPIFLIGTFTARIGDPTGKSETRKMLSMEQIEKNIKTYMDQISLILDVNKMTVKYNHEWLETLDLTTILNLLSKFTVSQMISREDFAKRLKENKPVSLIEFMYPILQSYDSVHLEADVELGATEQKFNILRGRDLLKDFNKEPQVCMLMPILVGLDGVEKMSKSLNNYIGITDTPNDMFGKIMSISDELMYVYYEQLTEIPMQEIERIKKEVHPMEAKKRLGEELVKIYYSEEAAKSAREYFENLFSKKNLNVELPEVIISEQEVDIIDLLVNKLSFCKSTSEARRLIEQGAVKINDVAIVDIKANIKIIQDMVVKAGKKKIIRIKKENN
- a CDS encoding FAD-dependent oxidoreductase produces the protein MFELNLNLEENKKNFKEMRSDLVYDVIVIGAGPAAISSAIYAKRKGMKIGIVAENVGGQVLTTNGIENIIGTVSTTGPEFATSLEKHAKEYEIPFYQGHLVSKIIDGNKKLVVTDNGVEFKTKSIIIATGAKHRELNVKGEEEFKGKGVHYCSTCDGPFYRNLDVIVAGGGNSGVEAALDLANIAKSVTIIEYLPELKADVVLQEKAKSNSKIKIKVNTAIDEIKGDKFVTEVLCKERTTKELENLKIDGVFVEIGLRANTDNFKDIVKTNKIGEIEIDEYNRTSCKGIFAAGDCTTVPYKQIIIALGEGAKAALSAFNYILNN
- a CDS encoding glycerate kinase, which gives rise to MKILIAPDSYKASLSSNEICEIFKNTCINQVITCPLADGGEGTVNAIVSAKKGKFFYSFVLGPNYNRIKAKYGVIYSNTVVIEVASCCGMTVVEKKNPYFTTTYGLGQLIRYTLDKGFRNFIIGLGGSCTNDAGLGLLRALGAKFYDRNRKIIKNARDIGDIYEIDLNNFDKRVKKSKFLIACDVTNTFTGPNGASFMYGKQKGANDEMIKKLDSNFSHLEKILNQNLNFLYAGAAGGLGACFKVFFDAKLVRGFDLITKMTNLEQKIQKADLVITGEGRSDIQTKYGKAPYGVLKLAKKYNKPVYLISGRIEDEEELKKLAFDKLIEISPKNINIFYAIKNSKKFLIKTIKILGL
- a CDS encoding 5'-nucleotidase, lipoprotein e(P4) family, which codes for MKLSKKIIAILATSIAFTSFAEVKTYTLTANQLMARENTMSTYWYQTSVEAKALYLQGYKLATKNLTNILKKHHNKPYAIVLDIDETVLDNSPYQVQNIKDGTGFNPKTWDEWVQLGVAKAVPGAKEFLNFANKNKVKIYYISDRDDNQIDVTIKNMKKEGLPVQGRDHLLFKGMGTKVERMDKVKKHSNIVMLFGDNICDFGDFSKTSMADRQKKLDELKAEFGDRFIIFPNPMYGSFERTIYKEKNAKTPEEKMKVKHNLLKGYK
- a CDS encoding PAAR-like protein, with amino-acid sequence MKEKFFQKEQIPEEIQRFYDDLAMKYLKSDYEVGRETKGEITSEKIGRYLMSQTEIYLIEPNIDLNFLLHCEEGYKKQDELVIFFDKFIRIKDLKEILLEYSGEILDISGIPFIQDNKQIELKDKKLSVELSPAGIYIACHVFGISKLKKLLNKVEIHCRDNIPITEYLDNKSEYDISYITGVLKEKKVIPKVNEKDKSEIDVGEEFIGQNSKGLKEQIKEILPILEKLKNLTQSKKEELIENKNSNEELIEKIKEIIKDNNKTKARLVEDSDSVREKLKEKFEKEYGDKKYTNYFEDVTNSKVDSKERKSFNEILKAVDKKNKDIINQENFDKYRDILKKQVSVIDFLYDICSSSMDPLQTLEDSLCFLSCKYENESRIQQIGNIIKNIFKSKVKEYIINKIEDFTKIKLENSNTNYLTSLGLADVDDIKVDCPTLPLREYPKTKHYRFLKLFKDECLVKKSYSLDKQSKRNFKRARRFLDNLLISLIKSITRVKTKYFDNFPNDKQNILRNYLIYLDEYRQGLDFSDYSFLASIKDFNITNVIISLLKSDKEYKDKSLQKISNLMENKDCKTYLKDGSASKIKKSFKTKQALAYNMKIRSSYNIYNFYEKIYFEVENNEKNKIVCSGAKVSCTMSPDISTLNVLSAKKYIDGKACATIYDNRIIPFKTCTINKVCSPNLSYWLKKTDIQIENKPILLENSKCICTLGGTINITNPNQIKSSLKQIPEIKTEIIYKLDDYKAIENIYSRLERRYFNKYARYVYSVECFARTLAKQCEILFKSELKPRYDEKKLMSYEVYPVVDSKNERLINIKPLAKIIMGYFLGKINSKYENDKWVNIGKKLCKQDVFSEFIEKAKKQLPQLYSPYKISTNENRKCTWMERALFEYMKSYNQYTLQKMVKIYHKEGGGIDADINTPWCASFVNYILNLGFKSPSSQCFYSKEGAKYFKKINKAKYGAILVLNYGNGKGHCSFIVSEDDNGYYCLGGNQSNVIKKSYYKKDKKVQGIYWPR